The nucleotide window TGTTTGTGGCCAATCGCGTTGAAGTCTTATTGTTGGCTACAGGCATGCGTGCGCTAGTGCTCACGGGCGGTGTCGCATATAACTGCCGGATGGTTGGCATCATCGAACGTCGGCTAGGGATTCCTGTGTTCGTTCCGAGACGTCGAAGCTCACGAAAGCACAGGTCAAAGCGGTGTTGGAAGCCCTAGCGAGCTGTGCCCGCTGTCATCTGAAAAAGGGAGGCTCCGGAGAGTTCGTCGTGCCCGAACTGGCGGTCAAGCTAAGGCGAGTCGAGAGACCGGCGACCAAGGCGCGGAAAGGACGCAATCCGCTAACCGGCGAGGATATTATGA belongs to Pseudomonadota bacterium and includes:
- a CDS encoding HU family DNA-binding protein, producing MLEALASCARCHLKKGGSGEFVVPELAVKLRRVERPATKARKGRNPLTGEDIMIKAKPARKVIRALPLKALKDVLA